The sequence TCCCTGTCAACCGTTTTTTCGCATCCGAGTCTCAAAGATCATTTCGCCACCGTTTTGCCCTCGCGGGCTCGTCCTCAGCGGCGAAGGGTGTTTCTAGGCAAATCCGGCCCAAGGGTCAAGGGGAAAAAAGAACTTTCTGAAAAAAGTTATTTTTACAAATTTTTCCAGCGTGTTACATGTCGTCTTTCCAGAAGGGGGACAGCGCGTGCTGGAGCCGTTCGGCCCCGGGAACGGCATAGTAGCGGCGTTCGAAGAGCACGTCGGCGGCCGTGGCGCCCGTGCCGTAGCGCGCCGCCAGCAGGGTCGAGTCCAGGCGCATGCCCGATCCCGAGAGCGCCACCCCGCCGTAGATGCCCTCCGGGCTCAGGACCGCGATGACCTCGGGCGTCTGGCCGGCCATGACCAGGGAGTGGGCCTCGCCCAGGGTGAAGGCGGCCACGCTCAGGTTGGTGTCCAGGGAGAGCGCGCCCCGGGCGGCGGCCTCCAGGGTCTCCCGGCTCATGAGGAAGATGATCCCGGAGGTGCGCTGGAGGCCCGCCTGCATGCCGAAGTTCAGCCCGCCCATGGAGAGGAACACGGGCTCGCTGTAGAGCCCGGTCGCGTCGCCGGCCAGCAGCAGGCCCTGGCCCATGTCCACCCCGCCCAGGTAGCCCGCGCGGAACAGGGCGGGCACGATGATCACGCCCTTGGCCTCGGCCAGGAGCA comes from Desulfovibrio aminophilus and encodes:
- a CDS encoding lipid-binding SYLF domain-containing protein; this translates as MKREILPALLALLLLAACHPAPRPVQPGPPGQALVDQAEDLVRRMRTKDHDQALDVLLAEAKGVIIVPALFRAGYLGGVDMGQGLLLAGDATGLYSEPVFLSMGGLNFGMQAGLQRTSGIIFLMSRETLEAAARGALSLDTNLSVAAFTLGEAHSLVMAGQTPEVIAVLSPEGIYGGVALSGSGMRLDSTLLAARYGTGATAADVLFERRYYAVPGAERLQHALSPFWKDDM